The region TGAGCTGGGGATTGAAATTATACCGTGAACGATCCGATGAAGAGAAATCGCGGTATTTCGACAGTGTGACGCCGTCCCGCCATACATGGCCGTAACCCTTGTTTGAATAAACGGCGACAAGACGCTCGCCGAGCCAGACTCCCCAGAGTTCCCCCGGATTGTCCGAGATAGCCTTGCGTACTTTTTCGAGCACGGGTATATGGAGCATTTCGCCCCACGGATTTACGACAGGATTTTCATCGGGGGGAGTCATTTTTTCCGCTCCCTCGGGCGCTATTGTGAAATCAAAGAAGCAATGGTATATCGGATGGTCGATCGGGACAGGCTCCATCCGGAAATCATCGCCGAGACTGATACGGAGGATATTGATCAGCGTCGCTTCGGCAGGAGAGTATTCCTTCCAGGGTGTGCCGTTGTCGACAATGGCAAATCCGCCGTTTTTAAGGTACTTTCCTAAATTCTCATATTGAGAAGGTTTTAATTCTAACACTTCGGTAGTGTCAGTTGTCAGGTAAATCATCGGGTATGTGGAGAGTTCCTCCGAACAGAGGCAGACAGGATCATCGATTTTCACGGAAATCCCCGTATAATAATTAAACGCTTCCGAAAGGCCGTCAACTGCACCGGCAAGATTATACCGCGGGTTCATTTCACGAATAAATTTCGGAATGTGAACGAATCCCTTGATATTCTTCCTGTCAGACGGGTCCTGAATAACGAATCCCTTGAACTGCCCCATTGCTTCGATATCATCGAGGCTGAGCATCTCATCACGGAGCGAAAAGCCCCGTTCAAGCTCGCGTGTTATCTTCGTGGTATATCCGAAATCACCGGGATCGAACCGTTTCTCGACAGCGAGGGAATCGGGGAGCATATTGCTCTCTGCGAGACGTTTGGTTTCGGTGTCGAGATCACGGCCGAGTTTCGAAAGAAAACCGCGGTATTCTTCATTCTCGATGCTCCTGAAATCCCCGTGCGGTGTTTTAAACCGGAAGTGACTTTCGGCGTTCCGTAACTGGGAGAGGAAATTACGGTCGAGGGTGAATGGTTGTGAAGGCTCGAATTCCTGCGGTTCTTCAGGCAGGGTAATAATATCGATCAGCTTTACAATACGATATTTTTCATGGGTGACTGCAAGTCTTCCGTAATGTATGAACGGAGCGAGCGCAAGCTGGAACAGCAGGGCGATGACAAACCCGGCATAGAGATACCTGCGGGTTTCATGTTCGAGGCGATCCATGTCGAGCAATGAGATTATGCCCGATGGTTCCGCTGTTTTCGGATCATTGTTCACGGGTGTCATCCGCCGTCAAACCGCCGTTGTTTCGCGCCATAAATCCTCTTGTGCTCTCTATTTTATAATGTACTGTTTTTAAAAAATCATCACCAGATATTTTATATGAAAAAATTTTGGTGAAACGGTCTGACATCCTGCTTAAGAGCAAGGATTGTGCGAAGTACCAATTTATATGGTGGCACCCTCCCATTTTTTAAAGAACCCTTTTTTATATGTTACTTCCTTTGCGCGCCCAAAGGAAATAACCAAGGAAAGGGCGCTCCGTGAAAAGCCTTTTTCCCCGTTCACTGCCCGTTTTTCGGGAATGTGTGAACTCACGAGCCTTCGGCTCGCCCGGACAGCACCCATTCTTTTTCCGAAAACCGGTTGTGACCGTGGGGCTTTTCAACGGGTTTGTAAATTCACAGGCTTTAATGGTCAATATTCTATTTATAATCAATGTATTACAATTCATCGTGGATTTTAGGGGGTCGCCAACCAATTTATATGCCCTTGACAGCACAAAATAACACATTTCATCACAGGGTGCATGAAAAAGACACCTTTACACCGCTCGCTTAATCCGTAAAGTGGTCGGAGTTCATTCGTGCTATGCCGCCATCCTGGGTCAATGCGAACACGACCATATTGACGCCCATTTTAAGCTGGGGATCGTTATTTCCCATTTTTTTCAAATCCGCCCACTTTTCGGCATATCCTTTGTTGG is a window of bacterium DNA encoding:
- a CDS encoding DUF4159 domain-containing protein — its product is MNNDPKTAEPSGIISLLDMDRLEHETRRYLYAGFVIALLFQLALAPFIHYGRLAVTHEKYRIVKLIDIITLPEEPQEFEPSQPFTLDRNFLSQLRNAESHFRFKTPHGDFRSIENEEYRGFLSKLGRDLDTETKRLAESNMLPDSLAVEKRFDPGDFGYTTKITRELERGFSLRDEMLSLDDIEAMGQFKGFVIQDPSDRKNIKGFVHIPKFIREMNPRYNLAGAVDGLSEAFNYYTGISVKIDDPVCLCSEELSTYPMIYLTTDTTEVLELKPSQYENLGKYLKNGGFAIVDNGTPWKEYSPAEATLINILRISLGDDFRMEPVPIDHPIYHCFFDFTIAPEGAEKMTPPDENPVVNPWGEMLHIPVLEKVRKAISDNPGELWGVWLGERLVAVYSNKGYGHVWRDGVTLSKYRDFSSSDRSRYNFNPQLKLGVNLMVYGLIQRGGITKQVVDYHAYSSIPAHDESPAPGGK